One window from the genome of Candidatus Zixiibacteriota bacterium encodes:
- a CDS encoding DMT family transporter — MGEIAGLATSALWAITSILFAEGGKLIGSFKVNNIRLVFAAVIYASLLTILTGLPFPQDINSRQLFWLGLSGLVGLVFGDSCGFKALVMIGPRLTTLMYATTPIWTTVVAWIFLDERLNWLDILGIVVTIAGIVWVISERRFKKIVPNDIGESHPDAGSLFTGLLLGVGAALGQAVGLVMAKQGMVHAGGAVEPIEASAVRMGVSLVAIWLISGLRGQIPATVKAARHLRAMKFTLGGAVFGPFLGVWMSLLAVRYIEAGVASTLNSMSPVMILPLLIIIYRERPSLRAWLGAIVAVIGVAILFLN, encoded by the coding sequence GTGGGTGAAATTGCCGGTCTGGCCACCTCCGCCCTCTGGGCGATCACCTCGATCTTGTTCGCCGAGGGGGGCAAGCTCATCGGCTCGTTCAAGGTCAACAACATCCGGCTCGTTTTCGCCGCCGTCATCTACGCATCGCTGCTGACCATTCTCACCGGCTTGCCCTTTCCCCAGGATATCAACTCACGGCAGTTGTTCTGGCTCGGTCTTTCGGGATTGGTCGGCCTGGTGTTCGGCGACAGCTGCGGCTTCAAGGCGCTCGTGATGATCGGGCCGCGTCTGACCACGCTCATGTACGCCACCACTCCGATATGGACCACCGTCGTCGCGTGGATCTTCCTCGACGAGCGGCTCAACTGGCTCGATATCCTCGGCATCGTGGTCACGATCGCGGGGATTGTCTGGGTGATCTCGGAACGCCGGTTCAAGAAGATTGTCCCGAACGACATCGGCGAGAGCCACCCCGACGCCGGTTCGCTCTTCACTGGTCTGTTGCTGGGCGTCGGCGCCGCTCTGGGGCAGGCGGTCGGGCTAGTGATGGCCAAGCAGGGGATGGTGCACGCCGGCGGCGCGGTCGAGCCGATCGAGGCCTCGGCCGTCCGCATGGGCGTCTCGCTCGTCGCCATCTGGCTCATCTCCGGCCTGCGCGGGCAGATCCCCGCCACCGTGAAGGCGGCGCGCCACCTGCGCGCCATGAAATTCACCCTCGGCGGCGCGGTCTTCGGACCCTTCCTCGGCGTGTGGATGTCGCTGCTGGCGGTGCGCTACATCGAGGCGGGCGTCGCTTCGACGCTCAATTCCATGTCGCCGGTCATGATCCTGCCGCTCCTGATCATCATCTACCGGGAGCGGCCCTCGCTGCGCGCCTGGCTCGGCGCCATCGTCGCCGTGATCGGCGTCGCCATTCTCTTCCTGAACTGA
- the raiA gene encoding ribosome-associated translation inhibitor RaiA, producing MLKKVTARHFDLTPEIRAKAEAEMDGLTRFFDNIVSAEMVLDAERHRRVAELKVNVFNNLIQGRGETDDMYNSIDLAVDKVKGQLKKYKGKLKHRKPEEVAEVKESLTRPTTDVDDVEM from the coding sequence ATGTTGAAAAAGGTAACCGCCCGTCACTTTGACCTCACCCCGGAAATCAGAGCGAAGGCCGAGGCCGAAATGGACGGCCTCACCCGCTTTTTTGACAACATCGTCTCGGCCGAGATGGTGCTCGACGCCGAGCGCCACCGGCGCGTCGCCGAACTCAAAGTCAACGTCTTCAACAACCTCATTCAGGGGCGGGGGGAGACCGACGACATGTACAACTCCATCGACCTGGCCGTCGACAAGGTCAAGGGGCAGCTGAAGAAGTACAAGGGGAAACTCAAACACCGCAAACCGGAGGAAGTCGCCGAGGTGAAAGAGTCGCTCACGCGGCCGACCACCGATGTCGACGACGTGGAAATGTAG
- the rpoN gene encoding RNA polymerase factor sigma-54, whose amino-acid sequence MKLNVGLSQRQTLRQSLVMAPQLIQSLKMLQMPALKLEQKIRQELAINPMLEEVEELEAEQDVEVEQEAEFDVAEPERAEEKAEVDWDQYLFDDEEGYKVRETRESDEDRFEGTAAASANLYDHLNEQLMLLKLSEEEQLIGEYIIGNVAPDGYLSISVPEMAKELKTEAQKIQAVLEMIQRFDPTGVAARDLRECLLIQLREKALEGTLAWRIVDEHINELDRKSILQVAKMMNVPVERAQAAMETIRSLSPKPAQGRFDPAAMPVVPDLIVERIGDEFVVYHNDSHIPRLQINSGYKSLMRRGRGASPETREYIKQKLEQARWLLNAINQRRSTMIRVMEAIVERQREFFERGQAFLRPLIMEDVAQMVSMNVATISRVSNGKYVQTPLGVYEIKYFFNSGIQRENGDEMSKRSVKQRIEEIIAAEPPDKPLSDQEIYRILNTEGIKLARRTVTKYREELKIQPARLRKRVG is encoded by the coding sequence ATGAAGCTCAATGTCGGATTGTCCCAGAGGCAGACGCTCAGGCAGTCGCTGGTGATGGCGCCGCAGCTGATCCAGTCGCTGAAAATGCTGCAGATGCCGGCGCTCAAACTCGAGCAGAAGATCCGCCAGGAACTGGCGATCAACCCGATGCTTGAGGAGGTCGAGGAGCTCGAGGCCGAACAGGACGTCGAGGTCGAACAGGAAGCCGAGTTCGACGTCGCCGAGCCGGAGCGCGCCGAGGAGAAGGCCGAAGTGGACTGGGACCAGTACCTCTTTGACGACGAGGAGGGGTACAAGGTCCGGGAAACCCGGGAGTCGGATGAGGACCGCTTCGAGGGAACGGCCGCGGCTTCGGCCAACCTCTACGACCACCTCAACGAACAGCTCATGCTCCTGAAACTCTCCGAGGAAGAGCAGTTGATCGGGGAGTACATTATCGGGAACGTCGCGCCCGACGGTTACCTGAGCATCAGCGTCCCGGAGATGGCCAAAGAGCTGAAGACGGAGGCGCAGAAGATCCAGGCGGTGCTGGAGATGATCCAGCGCTTTGACCCGACCGGGGTGGCCGCCCGGGATCTTCGGGAGTGCCTGCTCATCCAGCTTCGGGAGAAGGCGCTGGAGGGGACGCTCGCGTGGCGGATTGTCGACGAGCACATCAATGAGCTGGACCGGAAGTCGATCCTCCAGGTGGCCAAGATGATGAACGTGCCGGTGGAGCGGGCGCAGGCGGCCATGGAGACGATCCGGTCGCTCTCGCCGAAACCGGCCCAGGGACGGTTCGATCCGGCGGCCATGCCGGTGGTGCCGGACCTCATTGTCGAGCGGATCGGCGACGAGTTCGTGGTCTACCACAACGACAGCCACATCCCCCGGCTGCAGATCAACTCCGGCTACAAGAGCCTCATGCGGCGGGGGCGGGGCGCCTCCCCGGAAACACGCGAGTACATCAAGCAGAAACTCGAGCAGGCGCGCTGGCTGCTCAATGCGATCAACCAGCGGCGGTCCACCATGATCCGGGTGATGGAGGCGATCGTGGAGCGCCAGCGGGAGTTTTTCGAGCGCGGCCAGGCTTTCCTCCGGCCCCTCATCATGGAAGACGTCGCCCAGATGGTGAGCATGAATGTCGCCACCATCAGCCGGGTATCCAACGGCAAGTACGTGCAGACGCCCCTCGGCGTGTACGAGATCAAATACTTCTTCAACTCGGGCATCCAGCGCGAGAACGGCGATGAGATGTCGAAACGCTCGGTCAAGCAGCGGATCGAGGAGATCATCGCCGCCGAGCCGCCCGACAAGCCCCTGTCGGACCAGGAAATCTACCGCATTCTGAACACCGAGGGGATAAAGCTTGCCCGGCGTACGGTGACCAAGTATCGTGAAGAGTTGAAGATCCAGCCGGCCCGCCTGCGCAAACGGGTGGGCTGA
- the lptB gene encoding LPS export ABC transporter ATP-binding protein, translating into MVTLESDDLTKFYRKRAVVRGVSIEVKQGEVVGLLGPNGAGKTTTFYMIIGFIRPDGGKVVLGGKNIGRLPMYKRARRGIGYLAQEASVFRKLTVEENILAILQFQGLGRKDRRRRLEELLAELDITHLRKHKAYTLSGGERRRVEITRALVNRPKFMLLDEPFAGIDPIAVEDIQSIIARLVERGLGVLITDHNVRETLSICDRAYIMCDGTILKAGTADFLANDPEARKIYLGEKFRLN; encoded by the coding sequence ATGGTCACGCTCGAATCGGACGATCTCACCAAGTTCTACCGCAAGCGAGCGGTTGTTCGGGGAGTCTCAATCGAAGTCAAGCAGGGGGAGGTGGTTGGGCTTCTGGGACCGAACGGGGCGGGCAAAACCACGACTTTCTACATGATTATCGGGTTTATCCGTCCGGACGGAGGCAAAGTCGTATTGGGCGGCAAGAATATCGGGCGGCTGCCGATGTACAAGCGGGCGCGGCGGGGGATCGGGTATCTTGCGCAGGAAGCGTCCGTTTTCCGCAAGCTCACGGTCGAGGAGAATATCCTGGCGATTCTCCAGTTCCAGGGGCTGGGGCGCAAAGACCGGCGGCGGCGGCTGGAAGAGCTGCTCGCCGAGCTGGATATCACGCACCTGCGCAAGCACAAGGCGTACACGCTGTCGGGCGGGGAGCGGCGGCGGGTGGAGATCACGCGGGCGCTCGTGAACCGGCCGAAATTCATGCTCCTGGACGAACCGTTCGCCGGCATCGACCCGATTGCCGTGGAGGACATTCAGAGTATTATCGCCCGGCTGGTCGAACGCGGGCTCGGAGTGCTCATCACGGACCACAACGTCCGGGAGACGCTCTCGATCTGCGACCGGGCCTACATAATGTGCGACGGAACGATCCTGAAAGCGGGGACAGCTGACTTTCTGGCGAATGATCCGGAAGCGCGGAAGATCTACCTGGGAGAGAAGTTCCGATTGAACTGA
- a CDS encoding class I SAM-dependent methyltransferase gives MTSRNGPEIESLFSNPGDHRRLHYRGGLDKIGRWTDGLLVTEDGRVSFPVEDGIPRFHLGDGNGWDDEALREAEFRRRGVKPDRLIERNYDYMVNQWPDHEVYLPWLRSIAASRGPIVELAVGPGGGAAMVVLDLNPHAHYLMNDIGLWPLRQWQQFARTAARWPNLRFAQFDAAEMPFASRTVAAVVSMAGISNIGRQFEAIREAFRVLRPGGWFYAVEVLPDHKLTDKCPPEMVAKLKELFPAMERGFREVLAGIGFAPVRIRPMGKRPLVPGEGGLADFCKRHEVVIHLRFLRIRARKR, from the coding sequence ATGACAAGTCGAAACGGCCCGGAGATCGAGTCGCTCTTCTCAAACCCGGGGGACCATCGCCGGTTGCACTACCGGGGAGGCCTTGACAAAATCGGTCGCTGGACCGACGGCCTGCTGGTCACCGAGGACGGGAGGGTCTCGTTCCCGGTCGAGGATGGAATCCCGCGGTTTCATCTTGGCGATGGAAACGGGTGGGATGACGAGGCGCTCCGGGAGGCCGAGTTCCGGCGGCGCGGCGTCAAACCCGACCGGTTGATCGAGCGCAACTACGACTACATGGTGAACCAGTGGCCGGACCACGAGGTCTACCTCCCCTGGCTGAGGTCGATCGCGGCCAGCCGGGGGCCGATTGTGGAGCTGGCGGTGGGACCCGGAGGGGGGGCGGCGATGGTGGTGCTCGACCTGAATCCGCACGCGCATTACCTGATGAACGATATCGGCCTGTGGCCCCTGCGGCAGTGGCAGCAGTTCGCGCGCACCGCGGCGCGCTGGCCCAACCTGCGGTTTGCGCAGTTTGACGCCGCCGAGATGCCGTTCGCCTCGCGAACGGTCGCGGCGGTGGTGAGCATGGCGGGAATCTCGAATATCGGCCGCCAGTTCGAGGCGATCCGCGAGGCCTTCCGGGTGTTGCGGCCAGGGGGATGGTTCTATGCGGTGGAGGTGCTCCCCGACCATAAGCTCACCGATAAGTGCCCGCCCGAGATGGTGGCGAAGTTGAAGGAGCTGTTCCCGGCGATGGAGCGCGGGTTTCGGGAGGTGCTGGCCGGGATCGGGTTTGCCCCGGTGCGGATTCGCCCGATGGGCAAGCGGCCGCTGGTGCCGGGCGAGGGGGGGCTGGCGGACTTCTGCAAACGACACGAGGTAGTTATCCATTTGCGATTCCTGAGGATACGGGCAAGAAAGCGGTAG
- the hutU gene encoding urocanate hydratase yields MPDKTIRAPRGNRLHCKGWHQEAAFRMIQNNLDPEVAEKPGELIVYGGMGKAARNWDSFRAILKSLRTLENDETLLVQSGKPVGIFRTHDYAPRVLLANSNLVPAWATWDYFRKLDALGLIMYGQMTAGSWIYIGSQGIIQGTYETFMAAARKHFGGDLAGRWILTGGMGGMGGAQPLAATMAGATILVVEVDETRIDRRVKQGFCDVKVRTLDEALKLIETHTQAGAQPISIGLVANAATVFSQLHRLGVYPDMITDQTSAHDELNGYIPEGLTPAEAAALRRKNPADYIKRSYRSMVKHCEAMVRYHEDGAIVFDYGNNLRGQAEKGGLKNAFSYPGFVPAYIRPLFCEGKGPFRWAALSGKPADIDVTDRIVKSNFSSNAPLMRWIDLARKRIPFQGLPARICWLGYGERARFGEVLNDYIRKGKISAPVVIGRDHLDTGSVASPYRETEGMKDGSDAIADWPLLNALLNTASGASWVSIHHGGGVGMGNAIHAGQVIVADGTKMMAARLQRVLTNDPGSGIIRHADAGYAEAIKAARAHKIKIPMRTRK; encoded by the coding sequence ATGCCCGATAAAACCATCCGCGCCCCCCGAGGCAACCGGCTGCACTGCAAAGGCTGGCACCAGGAAGCCGCCTTCCGCATGATCCAGAACAACCTCGACCCCGAGGTCGCCGAGAAACCGGGGGAACTGATCGTGTACGGCGGGATGGGCAAAGCCGCCCGCAACTGGGACTCATTCCGCGCCATTCTGAAGTCGCTGCGGACGCTCGAGAACGACGAGACCCTGCTCGTGCAGTCCGGCAAACCGGTGGGTATCTTCCGCACTCACGACTACGCTCCCCGCGTGCTGCTGGCCAACTCGAACCTCGTCCCCGCCTGGGCCACCTGGGACTATTTTCGCAAACTCGACGCCCTCGGTCTCATCATGTACGGCCAGATGACCGCCGGCAGCTGGATCTACATCGGCAGCCAGGGGATCATTCAGGGAACCTACGAGACGTTCATGGCCGCCGCCCGGAAGCACTTCGGCGGCGACCTCGCCGGGCGGTGGATTCTCACCGGCGGGATGGGGGGGATGGGCGGGGCCCAGCCGCTGGCCGCGACCATGGCCGGCGCCACAATCCTCGTGGTCGAGGTCGACGAGACCCGCATCGACCGCCGGGTCAAGCAGGGTTTCTGCGACGTCAAAGTGCGCACGCTCGACGAGGCGCTCAAGCTGATCGAGACGCACACTCAGGCGGGGGCGCAGCCCATTTCGATCGGCCTGGTCGCCAACGCCGCCACCGTCTTCTCGCAGCTCCACCGCCTGGGCGTCTACCCCGATATGATTACCGATCAGACCTCGGCCCACGACGAGCTCAACGGCTACATCCCCGAGGGTCTGACCCCGGCCGAGGCGGCCGCGCTGCGCCGGAAGAACCCGGCCGACTACATCAAGCGGTCCTACCGGTCGATGGTCAAGCACTGCGAGGCCATGGTCCGCTACCACGAGGATGGCGCGATTGTCTTTGACTACGGCAACAACCTCCGCGGCCAGGCGGAGAAGGGGGGGCTGAAAAACGCTTTCTCCTACCCCGGATTTGTCCCGGCCTATATCCGCCCGCTGTTTTGCGAGGGCAAGGGTCCGTTCCGCTGGGCGGCGCTCTCCGGCAAGCCCGCGGATATCGACGTCACCGACCGGATTGTGAAGTCGAATTTCAGCTCCAACGCGCCGCTCATGCGCTGGATCGACCTGGCCCGAAAGCGTATCCCGTTCCAGGGTCTCCCGGCGCGCATCTGCTGGCTCGGCTACGGCGAGCGCGCCCGCTTCGGCGAGGTGCTCAACGATTACATCAGGAAGGGGAAGATTTCGGCTCCGGTCGTGATCGGCCGCGACCATCTCGACACCGGCTCGGTCGCTTCGCCCTACCGCGAGACCGAGGGGATGAAGGACGGTTCCGACGCGATCGCCGACTGGCCGCTGCTGAACGCCCTGCTCAACACCGCCTCCGGCGCCTCGTGGGTGTCAATCCACCACGGCGGCGGCGTGGGGATGGGCAACGCCATCCACGCCGGTCAGGTCATTGTCGCCGACGGGACCAAAATGATGGCCGCACGCCTCCAGCGTGTCCTCACCAACGACCCCGGCAGCGGCATCATCCGCCACGCCGACGCCGGCTACGCGGAGGCGATCAAAGCGGCGCGGGCGCACAAGATCAAGATCCCCATGCGGACGCGGAAATAG
- a CDS encoding LTA synthase family protein, whose amino-acid sequence MPASDSTGLPVIRTYLSALVVFFLLRLGFLAWHAALFRGAAGTELARAFLGGAVIDSSVTACTLLAAWLIALAALAAGRTAARRVFLGLCAILFGLYFFINLADIAYFDMFDSRLNVLVFENLDQMAPILQTIASGWSVVIVTIVWLAVLTAFILALRARSRVGGYSRRGARRVISGITVGLLLAALTFLWVGEPFWRLGLFSSGNQALTQLSLNGVYTLLKAYHQKRIWERDFGDIDYAFGPPEEALQRVRREIIGDDEAASEGRFPFARELRRPAPLAVAKPNIVIILMEGFTASGVGALCPGGIGDSPGFDRLAHEGILFTNFYGAGTRTHHGLVSTVASFPSLLELFLTRRRGTESFSTLGTLLRAYGYRTSFFYGYDAGFDHMGFFMRQGGFDLIVDQRDFAAPRFVGKWGVSDEDLFAKVSAYLSGQAEGEPVLSVVMTSSNHTPHDIPPEFAAARPQYAGDRARAAFAYSDYALARFLDGERDKPYFRRTIFVIVADHGEIRDRADRYFKRFQIPCLLYAPGLIPGGRTVSTVGSQADIATTLMHLIGYPRPFHFLGRDLLALPEDRGFAVMRNNSVLYYRKGGRVLVRDIRDTASVLYPLDSEGRMMQERPYRDDSLQQALNRDLEAYLQSLYLLFTTGRHRCPES is encoded by the coding sequence ATGCCGGCGTCCGACAGCACCGGTCTTCCGGTCATCCGCACTTACCTGAGCGCGCTTGTGGTGTTCTTCCTGCTGCGCCTCGGGTTTCTCGCCTGGCACGCGGCGCTTTTCCGCGGCGCGGCGGGGACGGAACTGGCGCGGGCCTTTCTCGGCGGGGCGGTGATCGATTCCTCGGTGACCGCGTGCACCCTCCTGGCGGCGTGGCTGATCGCGCTGGCGGCGCTCGCCGCGGGCCGCACCGCCGCGCGGCGCGTCTTCCTCGGCCTGTGCGCGATTCTGTTCGGCCTCTACTTCTTCATCAATCTGGCCGATATCGCCTACTTTGACATGTTCGACTCCCGCCTGAACGTCCTCGTTTTCGAAAACCTGGACCAGATGGCGCCGATTCTGCAGACGATCGCCTCCGGGTGGTCGGTCGTGATTGTCACGATCGTGTGGCTGGCGGTCCTGACCGCTTTCATCCTGGCGCTGCGCGCCCGCTCTCGGGTCGGCGGGTATTCCCGCCGAGGGGCGCGCCGGGTCATCTCGGGGATCACCGTCGGACTGCTTCTCGCCGCCCTCACCTTCCTGTGGGTGGGCGAACCCTTCTGGCGGCTCGGCTTATTCTCCTCCGGCAACCAGGCGCTCACCCAGCTCTCGCTGAACGGCGTGTACACGCTCCTCAAAGCCTACCATCAGAAGCGGATCTGGGAGCGCGACTTCGGGGACATCGACTATGCCTTCGGGCCTCCGGAGGAGGCGCTGCAGAGGGTGCGTCGGGAGATTATCGGCGACGATGAGGCGGCGAGCGAGGGAAGATTTCCGTTCGCCCGGGAACTTCGCCGGCCCGCGCCCCTCGCCGTGGCCAAACCCAACATCGTGATCATTCTCATGGAAGGGTTCACCGCCAGCGGGGTGGGAGCGCTCTGTCCCGGCGGGATCGGCGACTCGCCCGGGTTCGACCGCCTGGCGCACGAGGGAATTCTCTTTACGAACTTCTATGGCGCCGGCACCAGGACGCACCACGGTCTGGTCAGCACGGTGGCCTCGTTCCCCTCGCTCTTGGAGTTGTTCCTCACGCGGCGGCGGGGGACGGAGTCGTTCTCGACGCTGGGGACGCTGCTGCGCGCCTACGGATACCGGACGAGTTTCTTCTACGGCTACGATGCCGGGTTCGACCACATGGGTTTCTTCATGCGGCAGGGAGGGTTCGATCTGATCGTCGATCAAAGGGACTTCGCCGCGCCCCGCTTCGTCGGCAAGTGGGGCGTCTCCGATGAGGACCTGTTCGCCAAAGTTAGTGCGTACCTGTCCGGCCAGGCCGAGGGGGAGCCGGTGCTGAGCGTGGTTATGACGTCGTCCAACCACACGCCGCACGATATTCCCCCGGAGTTCGCGGCCGCGCGGCCGCAGTATGCCGGAGACCGGGCCCGGGCCGCCTTCGCCTACTCCGACTACGCCCTCGCGCGGTTTTTGGACGGAGAACGTGACAAGCCCTATTTTCGCCGCACGATCTTCGTGATCGTCGCCGATCACGGGGAGATTCGGGACCGAGCCGACCGCTATTTCAAGCGCTTTCAGATTCCCTGCCTGCTCTACGCGCCGGGGTTGATTCCGGGAGGCCGGACCGTGTCGACCGTGGGCAGCCAGGCGGACATCGCCACGACGCTCATGCACCTGATCGGCTACCCCCGGCCCTTCCACTTCCTCGGCCGCGATCTCCTGGCGCTTCCCGAAGACCGGGGATTCGCCGTCATGCGGAACAACAGCGTGCTGTATTACCGCAAAGGCGGCCGCGTTCTGGTCCGGGACATCCGCGACACGGCCTCCGTCCTCTATCCTCTGGATTCTGAAGGGCGGATGATGCAGGAACGGCCATACCGCGACGACAGTCTGCAACAGGCGCTGAACCGCGACCTGGAGGCCTACCTGCAGAGTCTGTACCTGCTGTTCACGACGGGGCGGCACCGCTGCCCCGAATCGTGA
- a CDS encoding imidazolonepropionase: MAGPVPRLGPALRDIGLIAHGAIAAAGDEIVAVGPSDDIERHTRLAENCTVIDAKGAVVTPGLIDPHTHPVFSMTREKEFEMRIEGKTYMEIAAAGGGIRASVRDLRSADRAVLLEQTRRRVARMLRYGMTTIEAKSGYGLSTESELRQLEIIREVDQQCPIDLIPTFLGAHEVPDEYRERRSEYVDLLVGEMIPAVAAAKLAEFSDIFTEVGVFEIEDSRRIQQAAKEAGLKLKFHADEIKPLGGAELAAAMGAVSADHLVHVSERGIKALAAAGTVAVLLPGTSFSLASSYAPARKMIEGGVTVALSTDCNPGSSCTESLPFIVSLAALQLKMTAAEALAAVTVNAACAVDRAATLGRLVPGLRADLVIWDMNDYRELPYHYAVNLVSRVIKNGKVVVSQ, encoded by the coding sequence ATGGCCGGCCCGGTCCCCCGCCTCGGCCCCGCTCTCCGCGACATCGGGCTGATCGCGCACGGCGCGATCGCCGCCGCCGGCGATGAGATCGTCGCCGTCGGCCCATCCGACGACATCGAACGCCACACCCGGCTCGCCGAAAACTGCACCGTCATCGACGCCAAAGGGGCGGTCGTCACCCCCGGCCTCATCGATCCCCACACCCACCCGGTCTTCTCCATGACGCGCGAGAAGGAGTTCGAAATGCGCATCGAGGGGAAGACCTACATGGAGATCGCCGCGGCCGGCGGCGGCATCCGCGCCTCCGTCCGCGACCTCCGCTCCGCCGACCGCGCGGTCCTGCTCGAACAGACGCGGAGGCGTGTCGCCCGGATGCTCCGCTACGGCATGACAACGATTGAGGCCAAGTCCGGGTACGGCCTTTCGACCGAGTCCGAGCTCCGCCAGCTCGAGATTATCCGCGAGGTCGACCAGCAGTGCCCGATCGATCTGATACCGACGTTCCTCGGCGCGCACGAAGTCCCCGATGAATACCGCGAGCGTCGGAGCGAGTATGTGGACCTGCTCGTCGGCGAAATGATCCCGGCGGTGGCCGCGGCCAAACTGGCCGAATTCTCCGACATCTTCACCGAGGTCGGCGTGTTCGAGATCGAGGATTCGCGCCGCATTCAGCAGGCCGCCAAGGAGGCCGGGCTGAAGCTGAAATTCCACGCCGATGAGATCAAGCCGCTGGGCGGCGCCGAGCTGGCCGCCGCCATGGGCGCGGTCTCGGCCGACCACCTCGTCCATGTATCCGAACGGGGGATCAAGGCCCTGGCCGCCGCCGGCACGGTGGCGGTCCTGCTGCCCGGAACTTCCTTCTCCCTCGCCTCGTCCTATGCCCCGGCGCGGAAGATGATCGAGGGCGGCGTGACGGTCGCACTCTCGACCGACTGCAACCCGGGTTCAAGCTGCACCGAGTCGCTCCCCTTCATCGTGTCGCTGGCGGCGCTCCAGTTGAAGATGACGGCCGCCGAGGCGCTGGCCGCGGTGACGGTCAACGCCGCCTGCGCCGTCGACCGGGCCGCGACTCTCGGCCGCCTCGTCCCTGGCCTGCGCGCCGATCTGGTGATCTGGGACATGAACGACTACCGGGAGCTTCCTTACCACTATGCGGTCAATCTCGTCTCCCGGGTGATCAAGAACGGAAAAGTGGTCGTGAGCCAATGA
- a CDS encoding LptE family protein: protein MHRQAYRSVAAALFLTGLGLSCGVYTFNPAGKSSIKTIAVSRFENQTVELALTDQITDGVIDAFIADGTLAVAPEDAADAVLAGTLVSYTRAPYQYTSGDAVQSYRVTMDFDIALVNPKDNSEIWKERMSQIGIYDPATETEEDAQRKAIQNLVQAILNRTTKSW from the coding sequence ATGCATCGCCAGGCGTATCGGTCGGTTGCCGCGGCCCTGTTTCTCACAGGCTTGGGGCTTTCCTGCGGCGTGTACACATTTAACCCGGCGGGGAAATCTTCGATCAAAACCATCGCCGTCTCCCGGTTTGAAAACCAGACGGTCGAGCTCGCGCTGACCGATCAGATCACCGATGGCGTCATCGACGCCTTCATTGCCGACGGCACGCTGGCGGTGGCGCCCGAGGATGCCGCCGACGCCGTGCTCGCCGGCACGCTGGTGAGCTACACGCGCGCCCCCTATCAGTACACCTCCGGCGACGCCGTGCAGTCGTACCGCGTGACCATGGATTTCGACATCGCCCTCGTCAATCCGAAGGACAATTCCGAGATCTGGAAAGAGCGCATGAGCCAGATCGGCATCTACGATCCCGCCACCGAGACGGAGGAGGATGCACAGCGGAAGGCGATTCAGAACCTCGTCCAGGCAATCCTCAACCGCACCACGAAGAGCTGGTGA
- a CDS encoding PorV/PorQ family protein — protein MTRTLYLAAAGCAVALLLSAAGAAAGEANSRAGTSAFSFLKIDVGARAVAMGGAGTGLADDESALYYNPAGIVGFEQRRFVGGYHSYFADMQSGFVGYIAPIGLTKAVGAYLSYLNYGDFVETDPTGAVLGTFSGGDLLFAVSGAVQPRYGLALGATVKFIYESLHNYTATGAAVDLGGRYSTNRDRLIVGLAVQHLGVQFSGLGTEKDRLPLTVRGGAALRPRGLPLTLAGDLIVPVDNDPSIALGLEYVELKPLYLRIGWNSFGSNYRTGDSDDSWAGLGLGVGFDIKTYHISYAFAPGAELGDSHRFTFSGGI, from the coding sequence ATGACGCGAACCCTGTACCTCGCGGCCGCAGGTTGTGCGGTCGCGCTGCTTCTGTCGGCCGCCGGCGCGGCTGCCGGTGAGGCCAATTCGCGAGCCGGCACGAGCGCCTTCTCGTTTCTGAAAATCGACGTGGGCGCCCGGGCGGTCGCCATGGGCGGCGCCGGCACCGGGCTGGCCGATGATGAATCGGCCCTCTACTACAATCCGGCCGGCATCGTCGGCTTCGAACAGCGCCGTTTTGTCGGGGGCTACCACAGCTACTTCGCCGACATGCAGTCCGGGTTCGTCGGCTACATCGCCCCGATCGGCCTGACCAAGGCGGTCGGCGCCTACCTGTCGTACCTCAACTACGGCGACTTCGTCGAAACCGACCCGACCGGCGCCGTCCTCGGCACCTTCAGCGGCGGCGACCTTCTGTTCGCCGTGAGCGGCGCGGTGCAGCCGCGGTACGGTCTCGCGCTCGGCGCCACCGTTAAGTTCATCTACGAGAGTCTGCACAATTACACGGCCACCGGCGCGGCCGTCGACCTGGGCGGCCGCTACAGCACCAACCGGGACCGGCTGATTGTCGGCCTGGCCGTCCAGCACCTCGGGGTCCAGTTCTCCGGCCTGGGGACCGAGAAGGACCGGCTGCCGCTGACGGTCCGCGGCGGTGCGGCCCTCCGCCCCCGCGGCCTTCCCCTTACGCTCGCGGGCGACCTCATTGTCCCCGTCGACAACGATCCCTCGATCGCCCTCGGTCTGGAATACGTGGAGCTTAAGCCGCTCTACCTGCGGATCGGCTGGAACAGTTTCGGTTCGAACTACCGGACGGGCGACTCTGATGATTCCTGGGCCGGACTCGGCCTCGGCGTCGGTTTCGACATCAAAACCTATCACATATCCTACGCCTTCGCTCCCGGGGCGGAGCTGGGCGACAGTCACCGCTTCACCTTTTCCGGGGGGATTTGA